A region of Streptomyces sp. R44 DNA encodes the following proteins:
- a CDS encoding MFS transporter, translated as MTTTLESRLLRLPDFRRLWIGDTVSQAGTAVTVLALPLVAIGPLDASPFEAGLLVMCEYLGFLLLGLPAGAWVDRMRRRRVMIVGDLGRAALLATLPLAAWLDALTLPHLYAVAFGLSVCTAFFDIAYQSHLPQLVDEDRLVDANVALEASRTVTAAGGPGAGGALVAAVTAPVALAVDAVSFLVSALLLSRIRRPDPRPERVHGARLRGEIAEGLRFVFRDRLLRALTLTAAISNLCGTIGASMLLVLLAGDLGLSPFLCGLVFTAEALGGFLGSLLTTRIAARLGEARAMCASVLVSGVLWLLALPFFQTDGRYAVACVLQGLGWTAFMTFKISSLTLRQRLTPAPLLGRVTATFRFVVWGCMPLGALAGGLVGQYAGVRAALWTGAVGELLAVVPLLVGAGGWVGAVTGGTANVVPSGEGTRT; from the coding sequence ATGACCACCACCCTTGAATCCCGGCTCCTCCGGCTGCCGGACTTCCGCCGGCTGTGGATCGGCGACACCGTGAGCCAGGCCGGAACCGCCGTCACCGTCCTCGCGCTTCCGCTCGTGGCCATCGGGCCGCTCGACGCGTCGCCCTTCGAGGCGGGACTCCTGGTGATGTGCGAGTACCTGGGCTTCCTGCTCCTCGGGCTGCCGGCCGGGGCGTGGGTGGACCGGATGCGCCGGCGCCGCGTGATGATCGTGGGGGACCTGGGCCGGGCCGCCCTCCTCGCGACCCTGCCGCTCGCCGCGTGGCTGGACGCCCTCACGCTCCCCCATCTCTACGCGGTCGCCTTCGGGTTGTCCGTCTGCACGGCCTTCTTCGACATCGCGTACCAGAGCCATCTGCCCCAACTGGTCGACGAGGACCGCCTCGTGGACGCGAACGTGGCCCTGGAGGCGAGCCGTACGGTCACGGCGGCGGGCGGGCCCGGCGCGGGCGGTGCGCTCGTCGCGGCGGTGACCGCGCCGGTGGCGCTCGCCGTCGACGCGGTCAGCTTCCTGGTCTCCGCGCTGCTCCTGTCCCGGATCCGCCGCCCGGACCCCCGGCCGGAGCGGGTCCACGGGGCGCGGCTGCGGGGCGAGATCGCGGAGGGCCTGCGGTTCGTGTTCCGGGACCGGCTGCTGAGGGCGCTGACGCTGACGGCCGCGATCTCCAACCTGTGCGGCACGATCGGCGCGTCCATGCTCCTGGTCCTGCTCGCGGGGGACCTGGGCCTGTCGCCGTTCCTGTGCGGCCTGGTGTTCACGGCGGAGGCGCTCGGCGGATTCCTCGGCAGTCTCCTCACGACCCGGATCGCGGCCCGCCTCGGCGAGGCGCGCGCGATGTGCGCGTCCGTGCTGGTGAGCGGAGTGCTGTGGCTGCTCGCGCTGCCGTTCTTCCAGACGGACGGGCGGTACGCGGTGGCGTGCGTGCTCCAGGGCCTCGGCTGGACCGCCTTCATGACCTTCAAGATCAGCTCGTTGACCCTCCGCCAGCGCCTCACCCCGGCCCCCCTCCTCGGCCGCGTGACGGCGACGTTCCGCTTCGTGGTCTGGGGCTGCATGCCGCTGGGCGCCCTGGCGGGCGGGCTGGTGGGGCAGTACGCGGGAGTGCGGGCGGCGCTGTGGACGGGGGCGGTGGGGGAGTTGCTGGCAGTGGTTCCGCTGCTGGTGGGGGCGGGGGGGTGGGTGGGAGCGGTGACCGGAGGGACGGCTAACGTCGTTCCTTCAGGGGAGGGAACCCGTACATGA
- a CDS encoding SUKH-4 family immunity protein: MVTFAQAQERAEEWINGDLPSYQHREVRVREFELGFVVWAEDREGGPTSDGGRQRLVIARSGEATLWPGLPVGEVIRRYEEEYGATEEVPAQAAVPAARIDLNQTSFLLSPPEWLQDAADKIGLPREESHASQESGGASASVDDASDGVGAVTPSASVASSASSASSSSSASSAASSSSEAATEPVAAAERVPAPQADAYEPTAMDGVPAKPATPAPAPAPAPAPAPAPSSPWADANASSGGADGAVPLPATVFAPPLSGTDDEDTPPPVVGADAPTALMKGGSALPPTAIAPRLDPAAPAPGAVPPAPAPQPSPAQAPAPAPAPAPAPAPAPAVPGTPPPPAPSAPGAGDIADAATRKAALPPKAGRGPTPPPPPGAPGVPGASQGSNAYIPTQLVSQLGPDGPQPSAQPGPPGPPPAPAAPGPVTPPQPVHHAATMLAHPNQGGPGAPPPPPPPPGVPGGGTPPGGVAHAATMLAHPGPGGLGGPGAPPPPPAPAPPVGGHTPPPAPGPVPGAPVPPAYGYPQPTGQPTVGPGYQAVLRYRAPDGSEAQIIRRSAPGTPHPEWQILHELRAMNVPPQQVLELHTELESCELPGGYCARMIRETWPQARITSIAPYGRDHAGRQQGMRQLLTHQGELHQVADGPARPAPVRAPLPQVQPAPPIPPEGIAQELAGAFGPGILRFDQRAVSRQGVPEVVARTLVWAGLPADFGPFFWAQPAIPVVPTLAELAAQRQVPAAPDASSYLVLGSDFGRAVCVQYGTAHIVAVPVEAGPGGQSVPPQFVNTGLPEFTRSMALLGRMWRLRFGLNPEQAGRWTVDFQAQLAMLDPAALSSPENWWSVLLEQMWDGLL, translated from the coding sequence GTGGTGACGTTCGCGCAGGCGCAGGAGCGCGCCGAGGAGTGGATCAACGGCGACCTGCCGTCGTATCAGCACCGTGAGGTGCGGGTGCGGGAGTTCGAGCTGGGGTTCGTGGTGTGGGCGGAGGACCGTGAGGGTGGTCCTACGTCGGACGGCGGGCGTCAGCGTCTGGTGATCGCGCGCAGTGGTGAGGCGACGTTGTGGCCGGGGTTGCCGGTGGGTGAGGTGATCCGGCGGTACGAGGAGGAGTACGGGGCGACGGAGGAGGTTCCGGCGCAGGCGGCGGTGCCGGCGGCGCGGATCGATCTGAACCAGACGTCGTTCCTGTTGAGTCCGCCGGAGTGGTTGCAGGATGCGGCGGACAAGATCGGTCTGCCGCGGGAGGAGTCGCACGCCTCGCAGGAGAGCGGGGGTGCGTCGGCGTCGGTGGACGACGCGTCGGACGGGGTGGGGGCGGTGACGCCGTCGGCTTCGGTGGCTTCGTCGGCTTCCTCTGCTTCTTCCTCTTCTTCTGCGTCTTCTGCTGCTTCGTCTTCTTCGGAGGCCGCTACGGAGCCGGTTGCGGCTGCCGAGCGTGTTCCGGCGCCGCAGGCCGACGCGTACGAGCCGACGGCGATGGACGGCGTACCGGCGAAGCCCGCGACCCCTGCTCCGGCTCCCGCTCCCGCTCCTGCCCCTGCCCCTGCGCCGAGTAGCCCGTGGGCGGACGCCAATGCGAGTTCCGGGGGTGCGGACGGGGCGGTGCCGCTGCCCGCGACCGTCTTCGCTCCGCCGCTGTCGGGGACGGACGACGAGGACACCCCGCCGCCGGTGGTGGGCGCGGACGCGCCGACCGCGCTGATGAAGGGGGGCAGTGCGCTGCCCCCGACGGCGATCGCCCCTCGCCTCGACCCGGCCGCACCGGCCCCGGGTGCGGTGCCGCCGGCGCCCGCCCCCCAGCCTTCTCCGGCTCAGGCTCCGGCTCCGGCCCCGGCTCCGGCTCCGGCCCCGGCTCCGGCTCCGGCCGTTCCGGGTACGCCTCCGCCGCCCGCGCCCTCGGCGCCGGGTGCCGGGGACATCGCGGACGCCGCGACGCGCAAGGCCGCGCTGCCGCCGAAGGCCGGGCGGGGTCCGACGCCGCCTCCGCCGCCGGGGGCCCCGGGTGTGCCGGGTGCTTCGCAGGGCTCCAACGCGTACATCCCGACGCAGCTGGTGTCGCAGCTCGGGCCCGACGGCCCGCAGCCGTCGGCGCAGCCGGGTCCGCCCGGTCCGCCGCCCGCGCCGGCCGCACCGGGTCCCGTGACGCCGCCGCAGCCGGTGCATCACGCGGCGACGATGCTGGCGCATCCGAACCAGGGTGGCCCGGGCGCGCCTCCGCCGCCCCCGCCGCCGCCGGGTGTGCCGGGTGGCGGTACGCCTCCGGGTGGTGTGGCGCACGCGGCGACGATGCTGGCGCATCCCGGTCCGGGGGGTCTGGGTGGTCCGGGGGCTCCGCCGCCTCCGCCCGCTCCGGCGCCGCCGGTGGGCGGGCACACGCCGCCGCCCGCGCCGGGTCCCGTGCCCGGGGCGCCCGTGCCGCCGGCGTACGGCTATCCGCAGCCGACGGGTCAGCCGACGGTCGGGCCCGGCTATCAGGCGGTGCTGCGTTACCGGGCGCCGGACGGTTCCGAGGCGCAGATCATCCGGCGTTCGGCGCCGGGTACTCCGCATCCGGAGTGGCAGATCCTGCACGAGCTGCGGGCGATGAACGTGCCGCCGCAGCAGGTGCTGGAACTCCACACGGAGCTGGAGTCCTGTGAGCTGCCGGGTGGTTACTGTGCGCGGATGATCCGGGAGACGTGGCCGCAGGCGCGGATCACGAGCATCGCCCCGTACGGCCGTGATCACGCGGGCCGTCAGCAGGGCATGCGGCAACTCCTGACCCATCAGGGTGAGTTGCATCAGGTCGCGGACGGGCCGGCGCGTCCGGCTCCGGTGCGGGCGCCGCTGCCGCAGGTGCAGCCGGCGCCGCCGATTCCCCCGGAGGGGATCGCGCAGGAGCTGGCGGGTGCGTTCGGTCCGGGGATCCTCCGTTTCGACCAGCGGGCGGTGTCCCGGCAGGGTGTGCCGGAGGTCGTGGCGCGCACGCTGGTGTGGGCGGGGCTTCCGGCGGACTTCGGGCCGTTCTTCTGGGCGCAGCCGGCGATTCCGGTGGTGCCGACGCTGGCGGAGCTGGCGGCGCAGCGGCAGGTGCCGGCGGCGCCGGACGCGAGTTCGTATCTGGTGCTCGGTTCGGACTTCGGCCGGGCGGTCTGTGTCCAGTACGGGACCGCGCACATCGTGGCGGTGCCGGTGGAGGCCGGTCCTGGCGGGCAGTCGGTGCCGCCGCAGTTCGTGAACACGGGGCTGCCGGAGTTCACGCGGTCGATGGCGCTGCTCGGGCGGATGTGGCGGCTGCGGTTCGGGTTGAACCCGGAGCAGGCGGGCCGTTGGACGGTCGATTTCCAGGCGCAGTTGGCGATGCTGGACCCGGCGGCGCTGTCGTCGCCGGAGAACTGGTGGTCGGTGCTCCTTGAGCAGATGTGGGACGGTCTGCTGTAG
- a CDS encoding cellulose-binding protein, which produces MSFAVGRGRGYRPEQVDRHLAALSEERDAAWERAARLTVLAKEMEAEAAGLRLAVKQLVPHRYEVLGEAAQKILELAEQEDERLVRAAEAEAQALAEAAEQAAREAAEAAAAYAEGVRAAADAAARAALEEARGRAEETSTIARRDAEGARTAAREEFEETVRRAEALRAEQRAEQTAVREEAERTAEAEAVALDARHEELVAVAEAGLAEAQRALAETEERARHGQEDAEARAEELRAEAGVKAERVERETERVLREHGEARDEIHSHMEHIRNSLAALTGRPTAPEPKGEEDPGGEEDPEGQEEKPAQGTDADPS; this is translated from the coding sequence ATGAGTTTCGCCGTCGGACGGGGGCGCGGGTACCGGCCCGAGCAGGTCGACCGCCATCTCGCCGCGCTCTCCGAGGAGCGCGACGCCGCCTGGGAGCGGGCGGCGCGGCTCACGGTCCTGGCGAAGGAGATGGAGGCGGAGGCCGCGGGGCTCCGTCTGGCCGTCAAGCAGCTCGTTCCGCATCGGTACGAGGTCCTCGGCGAGGCCGCGCAGAAGATCCTGGAGCTGGCCGAGCAGGAGGACGAGCGGCTGGTCCGGGCCGCCGAGGCGGAGGCCCAGGCCCTCGCGGAGGCCGCCGAGCAGGCGGCCCGGGAAGCGGCGGAGGCCGCCGCGGCGTACGCGGAGGGCGTGCGGGCGGCGGCGGACGCGGCGGCCCGTGCGGCCCTGGAGGAGGCGCGCGGGCGGGCCGAGGAGACGTCGACGATCGCGCGGCGGGACGCGGAGGGCGCGCGGACGGCGGCCCGGGAGGAGTTCGAGGAGACCGTGCGGCGCGCGGAGGCCCTGCGGGCGGAGCAGCGCGCGGAGCAGACGGCGGTACGGGAGGAGGCGGAGCGCACGGCCGAGGCGGAGGCGGTGGCCCTGGACGCCCGCCACGAGGAACTGGTCGCGGTGGCGGAGGCGGGGCTCGCGGAGGCGCAGCGGGCGCTGGCCGAGACGGAGGAGCGGGCCCGGCACGGCCAGGAGGACGCCGAGGCCCGCGCGGAGGAGTTGCGCGCCGAGGCCGGGGTGAAGGCGGAGCGGGTCGAGCGGGAGACGGAGCGGGTGCTGCGGGAGCACGGGGAGGCGCGGGACGAGATCCACTCCCACATGGAGCACATCCGCAACTCGCTGGCCGCACTGACGGGCCGTCCGACCGCCCCGGAGCCGAAGGGTGAGGAGGACCCGGGGGGCGAGGAGGACCCGGAGGGCCAGGAGGAGAAGCCGGCCCAGGGGACCGACGCCGACCCCTCCTAG
- a CDS encoding CGNR zinc finger domain-containing protein: MRYIPPVLSHRDDWSTRHSVLTTARRTAALVNALADDHPDPAEVAAVLREYGETGPVDLTSRDVAGMRTAAALLRQVFAAERVDDAAASLNRLLRDHTGPLRLTSHGGSTPWHPHLDRDDDAPWGEWLLASSCMALTVLVWDRQRPPGRICASPGCQNVFITLGSGPERRYCSRRCATRERVAAHRRSHFTAPGVPSCS; encoded by the coding sequence ATGCGTTACATTCCCCCGGTGCTCTCCCACCGCGACGACTGGTCCACCCGGCACTCCGTACTGACCACGGCCCGACGGACCGCCGCCCTGGTCAACGCCCTCGCCGACGACCACCCCGACCCGGCCGAGGTCGCCGCCGTGCTCCGCGAGTACGGCGAGACCGGCCCCGTCGACCTCACCAGCCGCGACGTGGCCGGGATGCGCACGGCCGCCGCACTCCTGCGGCAGGTCTTCGCAGCCGAGCGCGTCGACGACGCCGCAGCCTCCCTCAACCGCCTCCTGCGGGACCACACCGGGCCGCTCCGCCTCACCTCGCACGGCGGCAGCACCCCCTGGCACCCCCACCTCGACCGCGACGACGACGCGCCCTGGGGCGAGTGGCTCCTCGCCTCGTCCTGCATGGCCCTGACCGTCCTCGTCTGGGACCGGCAGCGCCCGCCCGGCAGGATCTGCGCCTCACCCGGCTGCCAGAACGTCTTCATCACCCTGGGCAGCGGTCCGGAACGCCGCTACTGCTCCCGCCGCTGCGCGACCCGCGAACGCGTCGCGGCCCATCGACGCTCCCACTTCACCGCACCCGGAGTCCCTTCATGCTCATGA
- a CDS encoding FG-GAP repeat domain-containing protein, translating to MNHARVRGRRLAATAVTIVLAATGGALTTLPATAAAPAAAQEAQQTTVPFPRNADVVGAGPNGFLSKTRGSTPEFRWTWYADGSSVVLPGATTASAAGGSDLVVTVDRSAPVAGRVVRVYDLSTPATTAPAPQEVNLDALGSGYFFEGLAGHTMLLGKREADGVKQYAATLDGGTPKPRWVAGSAGLDCYDGHEGWTDTGSALYECRLEQTGTEVKVLVDLATDTTRWYAQTTDEWARDGAVSATHVAWREARMSGGRAVHGIVAYRRGTTDELWFPSDDDLSDPMYLVGSWMASGQKAHIESSTYAPGGDNPTKRPFTVQSVETGEKAALLTAFSSAVAGPGGSLLVRGGTPEQGEGLYRISPRADGGRPDVELVASTGQSTVVTLSGSVTPKTLTGDEVARGVDFSWDLSRADSEVWLTLTHVLSGQTVRAGWSAQDGPATGTPRHLTWHWDGKDLEGPDWARPARNGEYEWKLTARPDEGIGPELVTTGRFTVTRPAAPHDYDDDGTADLLVRDPDGVLWRFGTRPTAPGGSLADAGASRVGSGWGTYDRMESVGNIAGSAAPDVVARDRAGVLWLYQGTGDRDKPLAGRTKIGAGWQAYNELAGGSDLTGDGRADLVVTDKAGDLYLYRGTGSATAPFAARKKIGGGWGAYNQLTATGNLAGGPAGDLLARDKAGVLWLYLGKGDGTFASRTKVGSGWGAFTALTAVGDANGDGRADLIASNGDETFYAGTGNWSAPFKRGVSVSLTQDSSYNSVF from the coding sequence ATGAACCACGCACGCGTGCGCGGCCGCCGACTCGCGGCCACCGCCGTCACCATCGTCCTCGCCGCCACGGGCGGCGCACTCACCACACTCCCGGCCACCGCCGCCGCGCCGGCCGCCGCGCAGGAGGCCCAGCAGACCACTGTGCCGTTCCCGCGCAACGCGGACGTCGTCGGCGCGGGCCCGAACGGCTTCCTGTCGAAGACCCGCGGCAGCACACCGGAATTCCGCTGGACCTGGTACGCGGACGGCTCGTCGGTCGTCCTGCCCGGCGCCACCACCGCCTCCGCCGCCGGCGGCTCGGACCTCGTCGTCACCGTCGACCGGTCCGCCCCGGTCGCCGGCCGGGTGGTGCGCGTCTACGACCTGTCGACGCCCGCCACGACCGCCCCTGCCCCGCAGGAGGTGAACCTCGACGCGCTCGGTTCCGGCTACTTCTTCGAGGGCCTGGCCGGCCACACCATGCTCCTCGGGAAACGAGAGGCAGACGGCGTGAAGCAGTACGCCGCCACGCTCGATGGCGGCACCCCGAAGCCCCGATGGGTTGCCGGATCCGCCGGACTCGACTGCTACGACGGCCACGAGGGCTGGACCGACACCGGTTCCGCGCTGTACGAGTGCCGCCTCGAACAGACCGGGACGGAGGTCAAGGTCCTCGTCGACCTCGCCACGGACACGACGCGCTGGTACGCCCAGACCACGGACGAGTGGGCCCGGGACGGCGCCGTCTCCGCCACGCACGTGGCCTGGCGGGAGGCGCGGATGTCGGGAGGCAGGGCCGTCCACGGGATCGTCGCCTATCGGCGCGGCACCACCGACGAGCTGTGGTTCCCGTCGGACGACGACCTGTCCGACCCGATGTACCTGGTCGGCAGCTGGATGGCGTCCGGCCAGAAGGCCCACATCGAGTCCTCCACCTACGCGCCTGGCGGGGACAACCCGACGAAGCGGCCCTTCACCGTCCAGTCGGTCGAGACCGGGGAGAAGGCCGCTCTCCTCACCGCCTTCTCCTCCGCCGTCGCCGGACCCGGCGGCTCGCTCCTGGTGCGCGGGGGCACCCCCGAGCAGGGCGAGGGCCTCTACCGGATCTCGCCGCGCGCCGACGGCGGCCGCCCGGACGTCGAACTCGTCGCCTCCACGGGGCAGTCGACCGTCGTGACCCTCTCCGGCTCCGTCACCCCGAAGACGCTCACCGGCGACGAGGTGGCGCGCGGAGTCGACTTCAGCTGGGACCTGTCCCGGGCGGACAGCGAGGTGTGGCTGACCCTGACCCACGTGCTCAGCGGTCAGACGGTGAGGGCCGGATGGTCCGCCCAGGACGGCCCCGCAACCGGGACCCCGCGCCACCTCACCTGGCACTGGGACGGCAAGGACCTGGAGGGCCCGGACTGGGCGCGTCCCGCCCGCAACGGCGAGTACGAGTGGAAGCTCACCGCCCGCCCGGACGAGGGCATCGGCCCGGAGCTGGTCACCACCGGCCGGTTCACCGTGACCCGGCCCGCCGCCCCGCACGACTACGACGACGACGGCACGGCCGACCTCCTCGTCCGGGACCCCGACGGTGTCCTGTGGCGCTTCGGCACCCGGCCCACCGCCCCCGGCGGCTCCCTGGCGGACGCGGGCGCCTCGCGGGTCGGCAGCGGCTGGGGCACGTACGACCGGATGGAGAGCGTCGGGAACATCGCGGGCTCGGCCGCTCCCGACGTCGTCGCCCGGGACCGCGCCGGCGTCCTCTGGCTCTACCAGGGCACCGGCGACCGCGACAAGCCGCTCGCGGGCCGTACGAAGATCGGCGCGGGCTGGCAGGCCTACAACGAGCTGGCGGGCGGCAGCGACCTGACCGGCGACGGCCGCGCGGACCTGGTCGTGACCGACAAGGCGGGCGACCTGTACCTGTACAGGGGCACGGGCTCGGCCACCGCGCCGTTCGCGGCCCGCAAGAAGATCGGCGGCGGCTGGGGCGCCTACAACCAGCTCACCGCCACCGGCAACCTCGCCGGCGGCCCGGCCGGAGACCTCCTCGCCCGTGACAAGGCCGGAGTCCTCTGGCTGTACCTCGGCAAGGGCGACGGCACCTTCGCCTCCCGCACGAAGGTCGGCTCCGGGTGGGGTGCATTCACCGCGCTCACCGCCGTCGGTGACGCCAACGGCGACGGCCGCGCCGACCTCATCGCCTCGAACGGCGACGAGACCTTCTACGCGGGCACGGGCAACTGGTCGGCTCCCTTCAAGCGCGGTGTGTCCGTGTCCCTGACACAGGACTCGTCCTACAACTCCGTCTTCTAG
- a CDS encoding ATP-binding protein — translation MTSNNDSPTITTQLSGVSPYLGSRIFSLRFTSTPRGARLARRLVAVRLDEWGVPYGTGAHETVVLVAAELAANAVRHGHVPGRDFHLLLRVADVARIEVSDTRAERVPPRPGRLPEPELLEGGRGLLLVEALADRWGWCPRLRAPGKTVWAECALT, via the coding sequence ATGACGAGCAACAACGACAGCCCCACTATCACCACCCAACTCTCGGGCGTCTCGCCTTACTTGGGCAGCCGGATCTTCTCCCTGCGGTTCACCTCCACGCCCCGGGGCGCACGGCTCGCGCGCCGGCTCGTCGCCGTCCGGCTGGACGAGTGGGGTGTCCCGTACGGGACCGGGGCGCACGAGACCGTCGTGCTGGTCGCGGCCGAGCTGGCGGCGAACGCGGTGCGGCACGGGCATGTGCCGGGCCGGGACTTCCACCTGCTGCTGCGGGTCGCGGACGTCGCGCGGATCGAGGTGAGCGACACGCGGGCGGAGCGCGTTCCGCCCCGTCCCGGCCGCCTTCCGGAGCCGGAACTCCTGGAAGGCGGCCGGGGGTTGCTCCTCGTCGAGGCGCTCGCCGACCGGTGGGGGTGGTGCCCGAGGCTCCGGGCGCCGGGGAAGACGGTGTGGGCGGAGTGCGCCCTCACCTGA
- a CDS encoding VOC family protein: MLMKLTAVTLDCADPMALAAFYHRATGIPLADRSDEEFAGLRGADGGLFLGFQRVDGYRPPSWPDQEVPQQLHLDFDVDDLDEATARLVEWGATVPAEQPRPDRWRVVLDPAGHPFCLSIPRGSV, encoded by the coding sequence ATGCTCATGAAACTGACGGCGGTCACGCTCGACTGCGCCGACCCCATGGCCCTGGCCGCGTTCTACCACCGGGCCACGGGCATCCCGCTCGCCGACCGGTCCGACGAGGAGTTCGCGGGACTGCGCGGCGCGGACGGCGGCCTGTTCCTCGGCTTCCAGCGCGTCGACGGCTACCGGCCGCCGTCCTGGCCGGACCAGGAGGTCCCGCAGCAGCTGCACCTCGACTTCGACGTCGACGACCTGGACGAGGCCACGGCCCGCCTGGTGGAGTGGGGCGCGACCGTCCCCGCCGAGCAGCCCCGGCCGGACCGGTGGCGGGTGGTCCTGGACCCGGCGGGACACCCGTTCTGCCTGTCGATCCCGCGCGGGTCCGTGTAG
- a CDS encoding DUF5937 family protein, which produces MGEIRFGVDDLAQLRFALSPLRESVAALRASADPGGHAIHLPWIKKALTVGHERTALLPHLPELEALVPPPRCPLAEIEEELILTPPGHREALLAWWRAGVRPYWPRIRAVLEADLAYRTRQLAEDGIQEVFAHLHPSLRWAEDRLTGAGLPAGGLALDGGGITLAPSAFTNRCVLLPARHGVAPCLVYPVRAVGTLWERNAEPGDGLARLLGRSRAGLLGRTSTPTTTTGLALQTGLSVGAVSQHLAVLRDAGLVTSHRYRREVYYRASELGEALLGRATA; this is translated from the coding sequence GTGGGAGAGATACGGTTCGGCGTCGACGATCTGGCGCAGCTCCGGTTCGCCCTGTCACCCCTCCGGGAGTCCGTCGCCGCCCTGCGCGCCTCCGCCGACCCGGGCGGCCACGCGATCCATCTCCCGTGGATCAAAAAGGCGTTGACCGTGGGGCATGAGCGCACGGCGCTGCTCCCGCACCTGCCGGAGCTCGAAGCCCTCGTCCCTCCCCCGCGCTGTCCCCTCGCCGAGATCGAGGAGGAGCTCATCCTGACCCCGCCCGGCCACCGGGAGGCTCTGCTCGCCTGGTGGCGGGCCGGGGTGCGTCCTTACTGGCCCCGGATCAGGGCCGTCCTGGAGGCCGACCTCGCGTACCGCACCCGGCAGCTCGCCGAGGACGGCATCCAGGAGGTCTTCGCCCATCTGCACCCGAGCCTGCGGTGGGCGGAGGACCGGCTCACCGGGGCCGGCCTCCCGGCCGGGGGCCTCGCCCTGGACGGCGGCGGGATCACCCTCGCCCCGAGCGCCTTCACGAACCGCTGCGTCCTGCTCCCCGCGCGGCACGGCGTCGCGCCGTGCCTCGTCTATCCGGTACGGGCCGTCGGCACCCTGTGGGAGCGGAACGCCGAGCCGGGCGACGGGCTGGCGCGGCTCCTCGGGCGCAGCAGGGCGGGACTCCTGGGCCGTACGAGCACCCCGACGACCACCACCGGCCTGGCCCTGCAGACCGGTCTGAGCGTCGGCGCGGTCTCGCAGCACCTCGCCGTGCTGCGGGACGCGGGCCTGGTGACCTCGCACCGGTACCGGCGCGAGGTGTACTACCGGGCGAGCGAGCTCGGCGAGGCACTGCTCGGCCGCGCCACCGCCTAG
- a CDS encoding MFS transporter, whose product MRRRYLLRFYLAGTVAARAGDEMSGPALMLAGFALAGSTVEASSLLAGITLSAAVGGPVLGVLLDRAGRPGRLLAGALVLYAAGLAVILVGLGRLPFTVTLLVAGVTGLLGPALSGGWTAQLPRVVPGDRLPRANALDAMTFSLASLVGPALAGGVAEVLGAPTAVVVSVVLISSALPAAWTLPARPGRAPGVPAASVVSDLAAGMRVIAGRPPLARATLSSVVSCVAQGMLTACLPLLGDRVLGGAGRGAVLLSCTAVSALVANAVLSRFPRALPPDTVIWAGALVQAAALALAAVGSPLALVVAVLVAGIGEGPQLAALFDVRHRETPDHLRGQIFTTGASLKITGFALGAAAAGPLATWSLPGTLALAASAAVLAAVAFFAIPSATSE is encoded by the coding sequence ATGAGAAGGCGTTACCTCCTCCGCTTCTATCTCGCCGGAACCGTGGCCGCTCGTGCCGGGGACGAGATGTCGGGGCCGGCACTGATGCTGGCGGGGTTCGCCCTGGCCGGGTCGACCGTCGAAGCGTCGTCGCTGCTCGCCGGCATCACGCTCTCCGCGGCGGTGGGAGGGCCGGTGCTCGGTGTGCTCCTCGACAGAGCAGGACGGCCGGGGCGCCTGCTGGCCGGGGCCCTCGTCCTGTACGCGGCGGGGCTGGCGGTGATCCTCGTGGGACTCGGCCGCTTGCCGTTCACGGTCACCCTCCTGGTCGCAGGGGTGACAGGGCTGCTGGGACCGGCCCTGTCGGGGGGCTGGACGGCCCAGCTTCCGCGCGTGGTGCCGGGCGACCGCCTGCCCCGGGCGAACGCGCTCGACGCCATGACGTTCAGCCTGGCGAGCCTGGTCGGCCCGGCCCTCGCCGGCGGCGTGGCAGAGGTGCTGGGAGCCCCGACGGCCGTGGTCGTCTCCGTCGTGCTCATCTCCTCGGCGCTGCCCGCCGCATGGACGCTGCCCGCCCGCCCCGGGCGCGCGCCGGGCGTTCCGGCGGCCTCGGTGGTCAGCGACCTCGCCGCCGGAATGCGGGTCATCGCCGGACGGCCGCCCTTGGCACGGGCGACCCTCAGCTCGGTCGTCTCCTGTGTCGCCCAGGGCATGCTGACGGCGTGCCTCCCGCTCCTTGGCGACCGCGTGCTGGGCGGAGCCGGTCGGGGCGCGGTGCTGCTCTCCTGCACGGCGGTCTCGGCCCTGGTGGCCAACGCCGTACTCTCCCGGTTTCCGCGGGCGTTGCCCCCCGACACGGTCATCTGGGCCGGCGCCCTGGTCCAGGCTGCCGCACTGGCCCTGGCCGCCGTGGGGTCGCCCCTCGCGCTCGTCGTGGCCGTACTCGTCGCGGGGATCGGTGAAGGTCCCCAGCTGGCCGCCCTGTTCGACGTTCGCCACCGGGAGACCCCGGATCACCTGCGAGGCCAGATCTTCACCACCGGCGCCAGCCTGAAGATCACCGGATTCGCCCTGGGGGCAGCGGCTGCCGGACCCCTCGCGACGTGGTCCCTTCCCGGCACTCTGGCGCTCGCGGCGAGTGCGGCGGTCCTCGCCGCAGTGGCCTTCTTCGCGATCCCGTCGGCCACTTCGGAATGA